A DNA window from Trichomycterus rosablanca isolate fTriRos1 chromosome 11, fTriRos1.hap1, whole genome shotgun sequence contains the following coding sequences:
- the pias1b gene encoding E3 SUMO-protein ligase PIAS1, with translation MVMSLRVSELQVLLGYAGRNKHGRKHELLTKALHLLKAGCSPAVQMKIKELYRRRFPTKMLSPTDLSLAGVHSTTGATPTGLPASLTQLGFDSHGSPSPLLPVSLLGPKHELGLPHLPSALHPVHPDVKLQRLPFYDVLDELIKPTSLASDNNQRFQETCFAFALTPQQVQQISSSMDLAGTKCDFSVQVQLRFCLSETSCPQEDHFPPNLCVKVNGKPCNLPGYLPPTKNGVEPKRPSRPINITSLVRLSTTVPNTIVGSWTSEIGRSYSMAVYLVRQQSSSILLQRLRSKGIRNPDHSRALIKEKLTADPDSEIATTSLRVSLLCPLGKMRLMIPCRALTCSHLQCFDATLYLQMNEKKPTWVCPVCDKKAPYEHLIIDGLFMEILNSCVDCDEIQFKEDGSWAPMISKKVVQEVSATSNGLDGSSRQVVSDHRNSSHSSSSNSKKVEVIDLTLDSSSDDDNDDEPPLKRACPSLSPTSPPVSKGVLNLHHQASPVTRAPSMPAVEPNYIPPPPPLIQDYRHYYHASSDLPDLNFFSFLQGENHQHYNMVMAAAAAASASASASDDHDLLHFMPYNSSQLYLDQANTTQSGMLAPPNGNVTSSSSLRDGHGHSNVSRSRSDTAASVIYGSIPDVISLD, from the exons ATGGTAATGAGCTTGCGCGTCTCAGAACTGCAAGTGCTTTTGGGATACGCTGGGCGCAACAAGCACGGGAGAAAGCACGAACTCTTGACCAAAGCACTCCATTTGCTGAAAGCGGGCTGCAGCCCGGCTGTACAAATGAAGATCAAGGAGCTGTACCGCCGCCGTTTCCCCACAAAGATGCTTTCCCCGACAGACCTTTCTCTCGCTGGGGTCCATTCCACGACGGGCGCAACGCCCACAGGCTTGCCCGCCAGCCTAACCCAGCTGGGCTTCGACAGTCACGGGTCTCCCTCACCTCTACTGCCTGTCTCTTTACTGGGGCCTAAACACGAGCTGGGCCTTCCACACCTTCCCTCCGCTCTGCACCCCGTCCACCCAGACGTCAAGCTCCAGAGGCTGCCTTTCTACGACGTGCTGGATGAACTGATCAAGCCCACCAGCCTGG CCTCAGACAACAATCAGAGGTTTCAAGAAACATGCTTTGCATTTGCATTAACGCCTCAGCAAGTCCAACAGATCAGCAGCTCGAT GGACCTCGCTGGGACCAAATGTGACTTCTCTGTACAAGTTCAATTAAG GTTTTGTTTATCAGAGACAAGTTGTCCTCAGGAAGACCATTTCCCACCAAACCTCTGTGTAAAAGTGAACGGAAAGCCCTGTAACCTCCCT GGTTATCTTCCTCCAACTAAGAACGGAGTGGAGCCAAAGCGACCAAGCAGACCTATCAACATTACCTCCCTGGTCCGTTTATCCACAACAGTCCCCAACACTATTGTGGGATCCTGGACGTCAGAAATCGGCAGG AGTTACTCTATGGCTGTGTACCTCGTCCGACAGCAGTCATCCTCAATCCTGCTACAGAGACTTCGGTCGAAAGGCATCAGGAATCCAGACCACTCCAGGGCACTCA TTAAAGAGAAATTAACAGCAGACCCTGACAGTGAGATTGCCACTACTAGTCTGAGAGTCTCACTCCTCTGTCCG CTGGGGAAGATGCGGCTAATGATTCCGTGCCGTGCGCTGACCTGTTCACACCTGCAGTGCTTTGATGCCACGCTCTACCTTCAAATGAACGAGAAAAAACCCACGTGGGTGTGTCCAGTCTGTGACAAGAAGGCCCCATACGAGCACCTCATCATTGACGG GTTATTTATGGAGATCCTGAACAGCTGTGTAGATTGTGATGAGATCCAGTTTAAGGAGGATGGCAGCTGGGCCCCTATGATTTCCAAAAAGGTGGTGCAGGAGGTGTCTGCTACGTCCAATGGCCTGGATG GTTCAAGTCGACAGGTGGTGTCTGACCACAGAAACAGTTCTCATAGCAGCAGTAGTAACAGTAAAAAAGTCGAAGTGATTGACCTCACACTGGACAGCTCCTCGGATGATGATAACGATGACGAGCCTCCACTAAAACGAGCCTGTCCATCTCTTTCACCCACTTCACCACCAGTCAGCAAAGG GGTATTGAATCTTCATCATCAAGCCTCGCCAGTGACGAGAGCTCCCAGCATGCCAGCAGTGGAGCCAAACTACATACCTCCCCCACCTCCTCTCATTCAGGACTACCGCCATTATTATCACGCATCCAGTGACCTACCAG ATCTGAATTTCTTTTCATTTCTACAAGGAGAAAATCATCAG CATTACAACATGGTGATGGCAGCGGCAGCCGCGGCATCGGCCTCGGCATCGGCGTCAGATGATCACGACCTCCTCCACTTCATGCCCTACAACTCCTCCCAGCTCTACCTGGATCAGGCGAACACAACGCAGAGCGGCATGCTGGCACCACCCAACGGCAACGTCACCAGTAGCTCCAGCCTGCGGGACGGCCACGGGCACAGCAACGTCTCGCGGTCGCGATCGGACACGGCCGCCTCCGTCATTTACGGCTCCATCCCCGACGTCATCTCACTCGACTGA